In the Candidatus Methylomirabilota bacterium genome, CTCAACCATCACTGGCGACCGTCGGATCCGTCAATGAGACGGATGGCCTAGCAGCCGAAAGGCCACACTTCGGTCCACCGAGATCACGATCCTGGATGCCGCGTTTCCCGCATCCGGACCAGGACGATCAGCCCGGACAGGAGCGTGAGGGCCGCCACCACGTGGATCGCCGCGGCCATGCCCAGCCAGTCCGCGACGAGGCCCGCCAGGAGCGCGCCCACCGCGTAGCCCAGGTCCCGCCAGAGGCGGTAGCCCCGTGCGGGCGGCCAGGGCCCGCCCGCCGGAGACGTGGTCGGCCTGGATGTGGGTGTCGATGACGTGGGTGATCTTCGTGCGCTTGAGCTCGGCGAACTCGACGTAGCTCTCGAGGTCCTGGGCCTGTGGGTCTACGACCGTAGACGCCCCGTGGCCCACTCACCCGAACACGTAGGCCGCGCAGCCGGTCCGAGGATACAGGAACTGCCGGAAGATCATGGCCGCCTCCCCTCGCGCGACGGTTAGATTGCGACGCGACTCGGTTGCGAGCGTAGGGAGAATCGTGTTACACGTCCAATCGAATGATTGGAAGCGATCGATTGACCTGGCTTATCGATGGCCCGCGCCCGGCATGACCCTGCGCCAGCTCGAGAGCTTCCTGGCCGTCGTCGACCTGCGGAGCTTCCGCAAGGCGGCGGAGCGCGTCGCGCTCAGTCAGCCCGCGCTGTCGCAGCAGATCAAGGAGCTCGAACGGGAGCTCGACACGCCGATCCTCGAGCGGCTGGGACGGACGACCGCGCTGACGGAGGCCGGTCGGATCCTCGAGGCCCACGCCCGCCGGGTCCTCGCGACACTCCAGGGCGCCCGGGACGCCATCGCGGGGCTCCAGGGGCTCCGGCACGGCTCGCTGGTTCTCGGCGCGAGCAGCACGCCCGGCATCTACCTCCTGCCCCGGGTGCTGGCCCGGTTCACGACGCGCTATCCCGGGGTGGACGTGACCCTCCGGATCGGCAACACGCGCGAGACGGAGGCCCGGGTGCGCGCGAGCGAGGTCGACCTCGCCGTGGTCGGCGGTCACCTCTCCGGAGCGGAGGAGACGTGCACAGAGGCGAGCCTGCTCGACCGACTCGTTCTGATCGTCGGTCGCGGGCACCCCTGGGGCCGCGCTGGACAGCTGGCGGCACAGCGCCTCCGCGAGGCGCGTCTCCTGGTACGCGAGGAAGGCTC is a window encoding:
- a CDS encoding LysR substrate-binding domain-containing protein → MTLRQLESFLAVVDLRSFRKAAERVALSQPALSQQIKELERELDTPILERLGRTTALTEAGRILEAHARRVLATLQGARDAIAGLQGLRHGSLVLGASSTPGIYLLPRVLARFTTRYPGVDVTLRIGNTRETEARVRASEVDLAVVGGHLSGAEETCTEASLLDRLVLIVGRGHPWGRAGQLAAQRLREARLLVREEGSATRQVTETALARAGIPVRARLELGHTEAIKEGVRAGLGVAFVSEHAVRHELGTGELRVVRVSGLTIQRHFHVIRHQARVLSPAARAFLECLHAHQPPARSVSRKAGRGPGRRR